One window of Leopardus geoffroyi isolate Oge1 chromosome B3, O.geoffroyi_Oge1_pat1.0, whole genome shotgun sequence genomic DNA carries:
- the NUTM1 gene encoding NUT family member 1: MASDGASPLPGPDITLKPGTTLSPFTALPFSPPASGPPDQPPWEPPPQPPMPSAFSPDNPLLLSALPSPLLVTGDGGPGPTGAGVIVKVKTEVGPAEPSQTQNFILTQPALNWIASGSPCGAPEGPPPRFMTATNMKTLLPTKAVGVSQERLPGLPARAPPPAAQLAPIVSPEKAWPGPHGATGEGGPLSTQSKPSLGDLSCTSKGVYENFRRWQRYKVLARRHLSQSPDAEALSCFLIPVLRSLARLKPTMTLEEGLPRAVQEWEHTSNFDRMIFYEMAEKFMEFEAEEEMQIQNTQLMNGSQGLPPAASLKLDPPGLLAPEASQQPAYIPKKVASKARAPRRRQRKTQRPPLPEVPKEIPPEAVKEYADIMEGLVGSHLASGGSDGKQEEEEEQQQEEEGMYPDPGLLGYIEELCSQEVFVSKVEAVIHPQFLADLLSPEQQRDPLVLIEELEQEEGLSLAQLVQKRLLALEEEAAEASPSCSGAQSDSSPSVSDEDEDGGGRLRPSVGPRVAGDSTVRLGKAVFPGKRAPDGRRGMRRDGTALPSPSSWDLQPELTAAQGFRGSLNMERRGSGKVTDQIRPHQDDHLGGARSPGHSLVADSTSETPPLCWQEGPLLEMVPSLDVGFAGLALLQGQGLEKRVVGLQTGQQLEGLGALPQGEELLAESQEMTEWGDDKGPPVVQSYDQSPSPKEAGDGDGDRASLSPGLWLSSELDAVGLELPLEIEEVIENFHVNSTSRECVTEHQGDCQALGSRGNISLGPGETTAPGEGGSTAVPHGGTDGTAAVHKRNYSSLPRPLRANSPSLGSKGNREQSPEATGDPSELWAKGCPPMLESSISTPTLGAPKETLQPACQGNIFMLGTQGISSFPEVSLEAGSSGNSLSPLLETIEQVDILDIGDACGLHLGVSQDTCLPNVNSYDPQGEHREDTDVSKPQDLAPLPGNQDSYAHGTPKSMSPHQGIESMFSRWGARDALVLRDASPVSETCSSTDGAKGKEEEEQKEKGVDEELASFAYLLASKLSLSPRGPPFSPHSASGPLPSTGGQGVQRASSSLSAEVRGLGQPPYPVTKSGKRTLSGSSAPADKRPYKTPTDLGVSGEKPLALEVVRASQPRKRRRDTFVTGRRKKRRRSH; the protein is encoded by the exons ATGGCTTCAGATGGAG CATCTCCACTGCCAGGACCGGATATAACCTTGAAACCTGGTACCACCCTGTCTCCTTTCACTGcacttcccttttccccacctGCTTCTGGCCCACCAGACCAGCCACCCTGGGAGCCGCCTCCACAGCCTCCCATGCCTTCAGCATTCTCTCCAGACAAccctctgctgctctctgctctccccagccCGTTGTTGGTGACAGGGGACGGGGGCCCTGGCCCCACTGGGGCTGGAGTCATTGTCAAAGTCAAGACAGAAGTGGGGCCGGCTGAGCCCTCTCAGACTCAGAACTTTATCCTTACTCAGCCAGCCCTCAACTGGATTGCCTCAGGCAGTCCCTGCGGGGCCCCTGAGGGTCCTCCCCCGCGATTCATGACAGCCACTAACATGAAGACTCTTCTGCCCACTAAGGCCGTTGGGGTCAGCCAGGAGCGTCTCCCGGGCCTTCCTGCTCGGGCTCCACCACCAGCTGCCCAACTGGCCCCCATTGTGTCCCCGGAAAAGGCTTGGCCAGGGCCACACGGGGCAACTGGAGAAGGAGGTCCTTTGTCCACCCAATCCAAGCCTTCACTGGGTGACCTCTCCTGTACCTCCAAGGGTGTGTATGAGAACTTCCGACGCTGGCAGCGCTACAAAGTCTTGGCTCGGAGGCATTTATCTCAAAGTCCTGATGCAGAagccctttcctgctttcttat CCCTGTGCTTCGCTCTCTGGCTCGGCTGAAGCCCACGATGACCCTGGAGGAGGGACTGCCAAGGGCTGTGCAGGAGTGGGAGCATACCAGCAACTTTGACCGGATGATCTTCTATGAGATGGCAGAAAA GTTCATGGAGTTTGAGGCCGAGGAGGAGATGCAGATTCAGAACACACAGCTGATGAACGGGTCCCAGGGCCTGCCTCCGGCAGCCTCTCTGAAACTTGATCCTCCAGGGCTCTTGGCCCCTGAGGCTAGTCAGCAGCCAG CATACATTCCCAAAAAGGTGGCTTCCAAGGCCCGGGCCCCCCGTCGGCGGCAGCGCAAAACCCAGAGGCCTCCGCTTCCTGAGGTACCCAAGGAAATCCCACCAGAAGCTGTGAAAGAGTATGCTGACATCATGGAAGGGCTCGTGGGGAGTCACTTGGCCAGTGGGGGGTCAGATGGaaaacaagaagaggaagaagagcagcagcaggaggaggaggggatgtATCCAGATCCAGGCCTCCTAGGCTATATCGAGGAGCTTTGTTCTCAGGAGGTCTTTGTCTCCAAG GTGGAGGCCGTCATTCATCCTCAATTTCTGGCAGATCTGCTGTCCCCAGAGCAGCAGAGGGATCCATTGGTCTTAATTGAGGAACTAGAGCAAGAAGAGGGGCTCAGTCTTGCCCAG CTGGTCCAGAAGCGACTCCTGGCCTTGGAAGAGGAGGCTGCAGAGGCATCTCCGAGTTGTAGCGGAGCTCAATCGGACTCCAGTCCTTCCGTTTCTGATGAGGATGAAGATGGAGGTGGGCGGCTTCGGCCCTCAGTTGGGCCTCGGGTGGCGGGGGACAGCACCGTTCGCCTTGGAAAGGCTGTTTTCCCAGGAAAACGGGCTCCGGATGGCCGGAGGGGGATGCGCAGAGATGGGACTGCTCTGCCATCTCCCAGCAGCTGGGACCTGCAGCCAGAACTTACAGCTGCGCAGGGATTTCGAGGGTCCCTAAATATGGAGAGAAGAGGGTCTGGGAAGGTGACAGATCAAATACGCCCACATCAGGATGACCACTTGGGAGGTGCTAGGTCTCCTGGGCACTCCCTGGTGGCGGACAGCACTTCAGAGACTCCGCCCCTTTGTTGGCAGGAAGGCCCCCTGCTGGAGATGGTTCCCAGTTTGGATGTCGGATTTGCAGGGCTGGCCCTTCTGCAAGGACAGGGGTTAGAAAAGCGGGTTGTGGGGTTGCAGACGGGACAGCAGCTAGAGGGGCTCGGAGCGCTTCCTCAAGGGGAGGAGCTGTTAGCAGAGTCCCAGGAGATGACAGAGTGGGGAGACGACAAAGGTCCTCCTGTAGTTCAGAGTTATGATCAGAGCCCTTCCCCTAAAGAagctggggatggggatggggacagagCCTCTCTCAGTCCAGGACTTTGGCTGAGCAGTGAGCTGGATGCTGTGGGCTTGGAGCTGCCCTTAGAGATTGAGGAGGTTATAGAGAACTTCCATGTGAACTCCACTTCCAGGGAATGTGTCACTGAGCATCAGGGTgactgccaggcactgggctccaGAGGCAACATTTCTCTGGGTCCTGGAGAAACCACAGcacctggggaaggggggagcaCTGCAGTTCCCCATGGAGGCACAGATGGCACAGCAGCTGTGCACAAGAGAAACTACAGCAGCCTGCCCAGACCTCTGAGGGCCAACAGCCCGTCCTTGGGgtctaaaggaaatagagaacagaGCCCTGAGGCTACAGGGGATCCCAGTGAGTTGTGGGCTAAAGGCTGTCCCCCAATGCTGGAGAGTAGTATCAGCACCCCCACACTGGGGGCTCCCAAAGAAACCCTTCAGCCTGCATGTCAAGGCAATATCTTTATGCTGGGGACCCAGGGGATCTCCTCCTTCCCTGAGGTCAGCCTAGAGGCGGGGAGCAGTGGcaattccctctctcctctgttggAAACCATAGAACAGGTCGACATACTAGATATTGGAGATGCCTGTGGCCTCCATCTAGGGGTCAGTCAGGATACCTGCCTGCCAAATGTTAATTCTTATGACCCCCAAGGAGAGCACAGGGAGGATACTGATGTATCCAAGCCCCAAGACCTTGCTCCCTTACCAGGGAATCAAGACTCTTATGCACATGGGACCCCCAAATCAATGTCTCCTCACCAGGGCATTGAAAGCATGTTCTCTAGATGGGGAGCCAGGGATGCCTTAGTTCTGAGAGATGCTTCTCCTGTCAGTGAAACATGCAGCTCAACAGATGGGgccaaaggaaaggaggaggaagagcagaaggagaagggggtagATGAGGAACTTGCCAGCTTTGCCTACCTCTTGGCTTCTAAACTTAGCCTGTCTCCCAGGGGGCCTCCCTTCAGTCCTCACTCTGCCTCAGGCCCACTGCCCTCCACAGGAGGACAGGGGGTCCAGAGAGCATCCAGCTCCCTCTCCGCTGAGGTGAGGGGCCTTGGCCAGCCTCCATATCCTGTGACCAAGTCTGGGAAGAGAACACTCAGTGGAAGTTCAGCTCCTGCTGACAAGAGGCCCTACAAGACACCTACTGATCTTGGGGTCTCTGGGGAGAAACCCCTGGCTCTGGAGGTGGTTCGGGCCTCACAGCCCCGTAAAAGGCGGCGTGATACTTTTGTTACTGGCAGAAGGAAGAAACGACGACGCAGCCACTAG